One genomic window of Mus musculus strain C57BL/6J chromosome 4, GRCm38.p6 C57BL/6J includes the following:
- the Gm31309 gene encoding uncharacterized protein Gm31309 yields MPERRKLNTEGLSHHSVGSARDKEGQGPSLQGCERKMNWRELVSHRRQNATGSTRRLGSHALCETTRAHLAAQEVKAGQTSQSTCRSLDALQASQAVSLPLLQKPKEGEHHPLRAVSAGRYRTPATEGLSSLPIRERLQSFVKRLELETRRGSLRNPKEAWTEKTLEARAPVETQGKEGTMAFSNQANNPGNKPQSPQGQLHKDLWKDIDLRYSIASPRKGLQMVSYCPKPEGNLEGHVLEGKKIYLKPRSPVQEMSMYSLEESLKEEIQTPKEKVKEMRANPKEREAQSQFSKEKAFLQKKLWDLGPAPVGGTRLLDKKKTQALELSPRDHHSKSGPRTRRQNLQPLAQDVHNTKVPGNELNMEKRKLRRQWWDPTVWGSPITLAKREQSPRKTCSKVHSDQGKLSFPTGRSSF; encoded by the coding sequence ATGCCAGAGAGAAGAAAACTAAATACTGAAGGGCTCTCCCATCACAGTGTGGGGTCAGCCAGGGACAAGGAGGGACAAGGCCCTAGTCTCCAGGGgtgtgagagaaaaatgaattgGCGAGAGCTTGTCTCACACAGAAGACAGAATGCCACTGGCAGCACCAGAAGACTGGGCAGCCATGCACTTTGTGAAACCACTAGGGCACATTTGGCTGCTCAGGAAGTCAAAGCCGGCCAGACCTCCCAATCCACCTGTAGAAGTCTGGATGCTCTGCAGGCAAGCCAGGCAGTGTcgctccctcttctccagaaacCAAAGGAAGGAGAACATCACCCACTCCGGGCGGTCTCTGCTGGCAGGTACAGGACCCCTGCCACGGAGGGCCTTTCCTCGTTACCCATCAGAGAGAGATTACAAAGCTTTGTTAAACGTCTGGagttagagaccagaagaggttcCCTTAGAAATCCAAAGGAGGCATGGACAGAGAAAACTCTTGAGGCAAGAGCACCAGTAGAGACCCAGGGGAAAGAGGGGACAATGGCATTCTCTAATCAGGCAAATAACCCAGGGAACAAACCTCAAAGCCCTCAAGGTCAGTTACATAAGGACTTGTGGAAGGACATAGACTTAAGATACAGCATTGCATCACCAAGGAAAGGCCTACAAATGGTGTCCTACTGCCCCAAACCTGAAGGCAATCTTGAAGGCCATGTCCTTGAGGGAAAAAAGATCTACCTGAAACCAAGGTCACCAGTGCAGGAAATGAGCATGTATAGTTTGGAGGAGAGCCTGAAGGAAGAAatacagacaccaaaggagaaagTTAAGGAGATGAGAGCTAACCCTAAAGAAAGGGAGGCCCAGTcccagttttcaaaagaaaaggcATTCCTTCAGAAAAAACTGTGGGATCTGGGCCCAGCGCCTGTGGGAGGAACCCGTCTACTGGACAAGAAAAAAACCCAAGCCTTGGAGCTGTCGCCCAGAGACCATCATTCCAAGTCAGGCCCCAGAACACGCAGACAGAACCTACAGCCACTGGCTCAGGATGTTCACAATACGAAGGTCCCAGGAAACGAGTTaaacatggagaaaagaaagctgaGGAGGCAGTGGTGGGACCCCACAGTCTGGGGTTCCCCAATCACACTGGCCAAGCGTGAACAATCTCCTCGAAAGACCTGTTCTAAAGTCCACAGTGACCAGGGGAAGTTGAGCTTTCCCACAGGCAGATCAAGTTTTTAA